The following are encoded in a window of Methylicorpusculum oleiharenae genomic DNA:
- the tssF gene encoding type VI secretion system baseplate subunit TssF, whose translation MDPRLLKYYNTELHHLREMGGEFATEFPKIAARLGMDSFECADPYVERLLEGFAFLAARVQLKLDAEFPRFTQHLLEMIYPNYLEPTPSMTVVQFQPDLAEGSLNEGFTIERGTALRSQTGKGEQTPCEYRTAHEVRLWPLQITQAEYLPNLGAVSNLGVPSLKGVKAAIRIRLKTSAGLKFNELALDSLPVFLRGHGELPMQLYEQLIGDSLAVCMQSTEKPYTWQHLVKENAISRLGFSDDEALLNYSPRSFQGYRLLQEYFAFPERFMFTGFNGLAEAVKQCDAQEMDLIVLLKRSHAKLISAVDSSQFALFCTPAINLFPKHADPIHIDQKLSEFHVIPDRSRPMDFEVCQIKEVIGTGEGDATEKLEFQPFYQYSDERNHDSMPAYYSLYRQQRVASSKQKRQGPRSSYIGNEIFIALVDGQATPYSKDLKQLSIKTLCSNRDLPLQMPLGGGKTDFTMQKGAPVNSIRCLSGPTKPRASNAYSNANWSLINHLSLNYLSLIDRNAKEGATALRSLLRLYSEYNVAAITNQIEGLSSIQATTIVRRINTAGPIVFGRGLEITLNFDESAFEGSGVFLMGAVLENFLARYVSINSFTETVVQTADRGEIIRWPARMGRRKMI comes from the coding sequence ATGGACCCAAGATTGTTGAAATATTACAACACAGAATTACACCATTTACGTGAAATGGGCGGGGAGTTTGCAACTGAATTTCCCAAAATTGCAGCACGATTAGGCATGGACAGCTTTGAATGTGCAGATCCTTATGTTGAAAGATTACTGGAAGGTTTTGCATTTTTGGCCGCCCGGGTTCAACTGAAGCTTGACGCCGAGTTTCCCCGATTTACCCAGCATTTGCTGGAAATGATTTACCCCAATTATCTTGAACCTACGCCATCAATGACCGTCGTTCAATTCCAGCCGGATTTGGCGGAAGGCTCATTGAATGAAGGTTTCACTATTGAAAGAGGCACCGCTTTACGCAGTCAGACGGGAAAAGGAGAACAGACCCCTTGTGAATACCGGACCGCGCATGAAGTCAGACTATGGCCCTTGCAAATTACGCAGGCTGAATATTTACCTAATCTTGGCGCCGTTTCAAATCTGGGTGTTCCAAGCTTAAAAGGCGTTAAAGCTGCGATTCGGATTCGTCTGAAAACGTCGGCAGGCTTAAAGTTCAATGAGCTTGCCTTAGATTCCCTGCCGGTTTTTTTAAGAGGTCATGGTGAGTTGCCCATGCAACTGTATGAGCAATTAATCGGCGACTCATTAGCCGTTTGCATGCAATCGACTGAAAAACCTTATACATGGCAGCATCTGGTAAAGGAAAATGCCATCAGCAGGCTTGGATTTTCCGATGATGAGGCCTTACTAAACTATTCTCCCCGATCTTTTCAGGGGTACCGTTTACTACAGGAATACTTTGCCTTTCCGGAACGGTTTATGTTTACCGGGTTTAACGGATTAGCTGAAGCCGTAAAACAATGTGATGCTCAGGAAATGGACTTGATTGTCCTGCTTAAACGCAGTCATGCAAAACTGATCAGTGCCGTTGATAGTTCGCAATTTGCCTTGTTTTGCACCCCCGCAATTAACTTGTTTCCCAAACACGCCGACCCTATCCATATCGATCAGAAGTTATCCGAGTTTCATGTCATTCCTGATCGATCCAGACCTATGGATTTTGAGGTGTGCCAGATTAAGGAAGTTATCGGAACCGGGGAGGGTGATGCTACAGAAAAACTGGAATTTCAGCCTTTTTATCAATACAGCGATGAGCGTAATCATGACAGCATGCCTGCCTATTATTCTTTGTATCGCCAGCAACGTGTGGCTTCGTCAAAACAAAAACGCCAGGGCCCGAGATCCAGCTATATAGGCAATGAAATTTTTATTGCTTTGGTCGATGGGCAAGCGACACCTTACAGTAAAGACCTGAAGCAATTATCGATAAAGACCCTGTGTAGCAACCGTGATTTGCCCTTGCAAATGCCTTTGGGTGGTGGAAAAACAGATTTCACCATGCAAAAAGGTGCGCCGGTAAACAGTATCCGTTGCCTTTCAGGACCCACTAAACCTCGGGCATCCAATGCTTATAGCAATGCCAACTGGAGTTTGATCAATCATTTGTCATTGAATTATTTAAGCCTGATCGATAGGAACGCCAAAGAAGGCGCGACCGCATTGAGGAGTTTATTAAGGCTATACAGTGAATATAACGTTGCGGCCATTACCAATCAGATTGAGGGATTGTCATCGATTCAGGCGACTACCATCGTTAGGCGTATTAACACAGCCGGGCCCATTGTTTTTGGCCGTGGTCTGGAAATAACCCTTAATTTTGATGAATCTGCTTTTGAAGGCAGTGGCGTATTCTTGATGGGGGCTGTGCTGGAAAACTTTCTGGCACGGTATGTTTCCATCAACTCTTTTACTGAAACCGTGGTTCAAACTGCGGATCGTGGAGAAATAATCAGATGGCCGGCGAGAATGGGTCGAAGAAAAATGATTTAG
- the tssA gene encoding type VI secretion system protein TssA, with translation MSIDIEKYLQDVDPDDVCGDDLEYDPDFIALEKDIKGKPEQQIGDTLVEAEPPNWREIKKSSEALLERTRDLRVLIYYLRSLIAVEGVSGFHAGLKLIEALVQQRWDSLYPRLDPDDDNDPTERVNILMSLCDQETILRPLQSVPLVESKAIGRFTLRDVLIATEKLTVSKIENAVSLSTIEAAVQDADSEVLQQKKASITQSLDSLNSLEKFVTQSVGISNAPNFDELRHLLKDINGVMSNWLDTLGVNDSVDSDTPEESESDSGDKPKQQAAQKSISGAINNNQDVINTLKLICDYYKKNEPSSPVPIFLERALRLVGKSFMDALKDIAPDGMSQANLIRGVSDEEEDE, from the coding sequence TTGAGTATCGATATTGAAAAATATTTGCAGGATGTGGATCCGGATGATGTTTGTGGTGACGATCTTGAATATGATCCGGACTTTATAGCGCTGGAAAAGGATATTAAAGGTAAACCCGAACAGCAAATCGGCGATACCTTGGTAGAAGCTGAGCCACCTAATTGGCGAGAGATTAAAAAAAGTTCAGAAGCCTTGCTTGAGCGTACAAGAGATTTGCGGGTTCTGATTTACTATCTTCGTTCGCTGATCGCTGTCGAGGGTGTTTCGGGATTTCATGCCGGACTTAAGCTGATCGAAGCCTTAGTCCAGCAGCGATGGGATAGTCTCTATCCGCGACTGGATCCCGACGATGACAACGATCCGACCGAGCGCGTCAATATCCTGATGTCATTATGCGATCAGGAAACTATTTTGAGGCCATTACAGAGTGTGCCTTTAGTTGAGTCCAAAGCCATTGGGCGGTTCACACTTAGAGATGTACTGATTGCAACTGAAAAACTGACTGTTTCAAAAATTGAAAACGCCGTTAGTTTGTCAACCATTGAGGCGGCTGTTCAAGACGCCGATAGCGAAGTGCTTCAACAAAAAAAAGCTTCGATTACACAGAGTCTTGACAGCCTGAACAGCCTGGAAAAATTTGTCACTCAATCAGTGGGGATCAGTAATGCTCCAAATTTTGACGAGTTGAGACATCTGTTAAAAGATATCAACGGTGTTATGTCAAATTGGCTGGACACACTGGGTGTTAATGATTCGGTTGATTCTGATACTCCGGAAGAAAGTGAGAGTGATTCCGGCGATAAACCGAAACAACAGGCCGCGCAAAAATCCATTTCAGGCGCCATCAATAATAATCAGGATGTCATCAACACCCTCAAATTGATTTGCGACTATTACAAAAAAAACGAACCGTCCAGTCCGGTGCCGATCTTTTTGGAACGAGCGTTGCGGCTGGTGGGGAAAAGTTTTATGGATGCGCTCAAGGATATTGCGCCTGACGGGATGAGTCAGGCTAATTTAATCAGAGGCGTAAGCGACGAAGAAGAGGATGAATAA
- the tssB gene encoding type VI secretion system contractile sheath small subunit → MAESSQKFIARNRAPRVQIEYDVELYGAEKKVQLPFVMGVLADLSGKPADPLAPVADRKMLEIDVDNFDDRLKAMKPRVAFTVPNTLTGEGNLNVDITFDSMDDFSPAAVARKVDGLNKLLEARTQLANLVTYMDGKGGAEELIAKVINDPALLQSLTAAPKPTDKTVEGGE, encoded by the coding sequence ATGGCTGAAAGTAGTCAAAAATTTATTGCACGTAACCGTGCGCCCAGAGTTCAGATTGAATACGATGTTGAACTTTATGGTGCAGAGAAAAAAGTTCAGTTGCCTTTTGTGATGGGAGTTCTGGCTGATCTTTCCGGAAAACCGGCTGATCCGCTGGCTCCGGTCGCAGATCGAAAAATGCTTGAAATCGACGTCGACAACTTTGATGACAGACTGAAAGCAATGAAACCAAGAGTGGCTTTTACTGTGCCGAATACCTTGACCGGGGAAGGCAATCTGAATGTAGATATTACATTCGACAGCATGGACGATTTTTCACCTGCAGCCGTTGCAAGAAAAGTGGATGGGCTCAACAAATTGCTGGAAGCGAGAACACAACTGGCGAATCTGGTGACTTACATGGACGGAAAGGGTGGGGCAGAAGAATTAATTGCCAAAGTCATTAACGATCCGGCACTTTTGCAATCGCTCACCGCAGCACCCAAACCGACTGATAAAACTGTCGAAGGGGGAGAATAA
- the tssH gene encoding type VI secretion system ATPase TssH, whose product MSEISRVALFGKLNAVCYKSIEGATVFCKMRGNPYVELAHWLHQILQLQDSDLHKIIRQFNIDPSKLARDFTESLDRLPRGATSISDLSTHVEEAVERGWVYGTLMFGESQVRSGHLIVGILKTKGLTHALQAISKEFDKIKPDLLTERFAEIVSGSPEEGLRSSDGFQVGGGAVPGEASGAMSPAQMGKQEALKQFTVDLTEQARQGKMDPIVGRDEEIRQVIDILMRRRQNNPILTGEAGVGKTAVVEGFAQKIVAGDVPPSLQDVTLRTLDVGLLQAGASMKGEFENRLRQVIEEVQSSEKPIILFIDEAHTLVGAGGAAGTGDAANLLKPALARGTLRTVAATTWAEYKKHIEKDPALTRRFQVVQVHEPSEEKAILMMRGVASVMEKHHKVQVLDEALEASVRLSHRYIPARQLPDKSVSLLDTASARVAISQHAVPAEVDDCRKRINALNTELEIIAREKAVGIDIKDRETLASEHLASETERLTVLEQRWSTERDLVKNILDIRSQLRALTGKVEGTESELEKAADDAAGTTADPVSREQLLAELKALQAKLHELQGESPLILPSVDAQAVASVVGDWTGIPVGRMVKNEIETIIHLADNIEQRIIGQRHALEMIAKRIQTSRAGLDNPNKPIGVFMLAGTSGVGKTETALALAETLYGGEQNVITINMSEYQEAHTVSTLKGAPPGYVGYGEGGVLTEAVRRRPYSVVLLDEVEKAHPDVHEIFFQVFDKGWMEDGEGRVIDFKNTLILLTTNAGTELISNLCKDPDLMPEPEGIAKALREPLLKVFPPALLGRLVVIPYYPLSDEMIAAITRLQLARIKKRIAESHKVPFTYEEEVIKLIASRCTELESGGRMIDSILTNTLLPSISAEFLTRMMEGKSIDRVHVGVADGEFVYEF is encoded by the coding sequence ATGAGTGAAATAAGCCGTGTCGCATTATTCGGTAAACTGAACGCCGTGTGTTACAAATCCATAGAAGGAGCGACCGTATTCTGTAAAATGCGCGGCAATCCCTATGTCGAACTCGCTCACTGGTTACACCAGATACTCCAGTTGCAAGACTCGGACCTTCATAAAATCATTCGTCAATTTAATATTGACCCATCAAAACTTGCCAGAGACTTTACCGAGTCGCTGGACCGGCTCCCAAGAGGGGCGACGTCTATTTCCGATTTGTCGACGCATGTTGAAGAGGCCGTGGAACGGGGATGGGTCTATGGCACTTTGATGTTCGGCGAATCGCAGGTCCGTTCCGGTCATCTGATCGTCGGAATTCTGAAAACCAAAGGTTTGACGCATGCCCTGCAAGCTATTTCCAAAGAGTTCGATAAAATTAAGCCCGATCTTTTAACCGAGCGATTTGCCGAAATCGTCAGCGGTTCACCGGAAGAAGGTTTACGCAGCAGTGACGGTTTTCAGGTTGGCGGCGGCGCGGTTCCCGGAGAAGCCAGCGGTGCGATGTCGCCTGCTCAAATGGGGAAACAGGAAGCGCTTAAACAATTCACCGTCGATTTAACGGAACAGGCGCGACAGGGCAAAATGGACCCTATCGTGGGTCGAGATGAAGAAATAAGGCAGGTGATCGATATTTTAATGCGCCGCCGTCAAAACAATCCCATTCTGACCGGTGAGGCCGGTGTAGGTAAAACGGCCGTTGTCGAAGGTTTTGCACAGAAAATTGTTGCAGGAGATGTTCCGCCCTCTTTGCAGGACGTCACCCTGCGGACGCTGGATGTCGGATTGCTGCAGGCCGGAGCCAGTATGAAAGGTGAGTTTGAAAACCGCCTGCGTCAGGTGATTGAAGAAGTTCAATCGTCCGAAAAGCCCATCATTTTGTTTATTGATGAGGCCCATACGCTGGTCGGAGCGGGCGGTGCGGCCGGAACCGGCGATGCAGCCAATCTGTTGAAACCGGCTTTAGCCCGCGGTACGCTGAGAACGGTTGCGGCAACAACGTGGGCCGAATACAAAAAACACATCGAAAAAGACCCGGCCTTGACCCGGCGTTTCCAGGTTGTGCAAGTGCATGAGCCCAGCGAGGAAAAAGCCATTCTGATGATGCGCGGAGTTGCTTCGGTAATGGAAAAACACCATAAAGTGCAAGTGTTGGATGAAGCTTTGGAAGCCTCGGTCAGATTATCGCATCGGTATATTCCTGCCCGGCAATTGCCTGATAAATCCGTCAGTTTGCTCGATACGGCTTCCGCTCGAGTCGCTATCAGTCAACATGCCGTTCCTGCAGAAGTGGATGACTGCCGCAAACGAATCAATGCACTGAATACCGAGCTGGAAATTATTGCTCGTGAAAAAGCCGTAGGCATTGATATTAAAGACCGTGAAACCTTGGCCTCAGAACACCTGGCTAGCGAAACTGAGCGATTGACGGTTTTGGAGCAACGCTGGAGCACCGAGCGTGATTTAGTCAAAAATATTCTTGATATCCGCTCACAACTGCGGGCATTAACAGGCAAAGTAGAAGGCACAGAAAGCGAACTAGAAAAAGCCGCCGATGACGCAGCAGGTACAACCGCCGACCCTGTTTCCCGTGAACAATTGCTGGCAGAACTCAAAGCCTTGCAAGCCAAATTACACGAGCTTCAAGGTGAATCGCCGCTTATTTTGCCCAGTGTCGATGCGCAGGCTGTGGCTTCTGTCGTCGGCGATTGGACGGGCATACCCGTTGGGCGTATGGTCAAGAATGAAATTGAAACCATCATTCATTTAGCCGACAACATCGAGCAACGCATTATCGGCCAACGTCACGCGCTGGAGATGATCGCCAAACGGATACAAACCTCACGTGCCGGTTTGGATAATCCGAATAAACCGATCGGTGTTTTCATGTTGGCTGGCACATCGGGCGTAGGTAAAACCGAAACGGCCCTGGCTCTTGCGGAAACGCTGTACGGCGGCGAGCAAAATGTCATCACCATCAATATGAGCGAATACCAGGAAGCGCATACCGTATCCACCTTAAAAGGCGCGCCTCCCGGATACGTAGGTTACGGCGAAGGCGGGGTCCTCACCGAAGCGGTCAGACGCAGACCCTATTCCGTAGTATTATTGGACGAAGTTGAAAAAGCGCACCCTGATGTGCATGAAATCTTCTTCCAGGTTTTTGATAAAGGCTGGATGGAAGACGGAGAAGGGCGGGTCATTGATTTCAAGAACACGCTGATTCTGTTGACCACCAATGCAGGCACCGAATTGATCAGTAATCTTTGCAAAGACCCTGATTTAATGCCCGAACCCGAAGGCATTGCTAAAGCTTTGCGCGAACCCTTGTTAAAAGTATTCCCGCCCGCTTTGTTAGGCCGATTAGTGGTTATTCCTTATTATCCGCTCAGCGACGAAATGATTGCCGCCATAACCCGTTTGCAATTGGCTCGCATCAAAAAACGTATTGCAGAAAGTCATAAAGTTCCGTTTACCTATGAAGAAGAAGTTATCAAGCTAATTGCCAGTCGCTGCACGGAACTGGAAAGCGGTGGACGGATGATTGACTCTATTTTAACCAATACCCTGTTACCCAGCATCAGCGCCGAGTTTTTAACCCGGATGATGGAAGGTAAGTCGATTGACCGGGTACATGTCGGAGTGGCGGATGGCGAGTTTGTCTATGAGTTTTGA
- the tssC gene encoding type VI secretion system contractile sheath large subunit gives MAETEKVTEAQVTEQVGEVSDFSSLLNKEFKPKSDRAKQEVENAVQTLAEFVLKDTSLVSDDAIQSIQSIIAQIDKKLTDQVNLILHHADYQKLEGTWRGLHYMVNNTETDEMLKIRVMNISKNELGKTLKKFKGTSWDQSPLFKKLYEEEFGQFGGEPFGCLMGDYYFDHSPQDVDMLGQIAQISAASHAPFITGVAPSTLQMDSWGELANPRDLTKIFSTPDYAAWRSLRDSDDSKYLGLAMPRFLSRLPYGAKTDPVEDFDFEEDTEAANSNNYTWSNAAYAMATNINRSFKLYGWCSRIRGIESGGAVEGLPVHTFPTDDGGVDMKCPTEIAISDRREAELAKSGFMPLIHKKNSDFAAFIGAQSLHKPAEYDDPDATANANLAARLPYLFATCRFAHYLKCIVRDKIGSFKERDDMERWLNSWISNYVLTNPGLATEEDKAVRPLSAAEVVVEEVEGNPGYYASKFYLRPHYQLEGLTVSLRLTSKLPSQKGG, from the coding sequence ATGGCAGAAACAGAAAAAGTTACAGAAGCGCAGGTCACTGAACAAGTCGGCGAAGTCAGCGATTTTTCATCGTTATTGAATAAGGAATTTAAACCCAAGTCGGACAGAGCCAAGCAAGAAGTTGAAAATGCGGTTCAAACGCTGGCTGAATTCGTTTTAAAAGATACGTCGCTGGTGTCGGATGATGCCATTCAATCGATCCAATCCATTATTGCTCAAATTGACAAGAAGCTCACCGATCAAGTCAATTTGATACTTCATCACGCCGATTATCAGAAGTTGGAAGGCACTTGGCGTGGGCTTCATTACATGGTGAACAACACCGAAACGGATGAAATGCTAAAAATCCGGGTTATGAATATTTCCAAGAATGAGTTGGGCAAGACGCTTAAAAAATTCAAGGGAACGTCTTGGGATCAAAGTCCTTTGTTTAAAAAGCTTTATGAAGAGGAGTTTGGTCAATTTGGCGGCGAACCGTTCGGTTGTTTGATGGGCGATTATTATTTTGACCATTCGCCGCAAGACGTGGACATGTTAGGGCAAATCGCGCAAATCTCGGCGGCATCCCATGCACCTTTCATAACCGGCGTGGCACCTTCAACGTTACAAATGGATTCTTGGGGCGAGCTTGCCAATCCAAGGGATTTAACCAAAATCTTTTCTACTCCGGATTATGCCGCCTGGCGTTCATTGCGTGACTCTGATGATTCGAAATATCTGGGTTTGGCAATGCCGCGTTTTCTGTCCCGTTTACCCTATGGCGCCAAAACCGATCCTGTTGAAGACTTTGATTTCGAAGAAGATACCGAAGCTGCCAACAGCAATAACTACACCTGGTCAAATGCCGCTTATGCCATGGCGACCAACATCAATCGCTCATTTAAACTCTACGGCTGGTGTTCAAGAATTCGCGGTATAGAATCCGGCGGTGCTGTAGAAGGGTTACCCGTGCATACGTTTCCGACGGATGACGGTGGCGTCGATATGAAGTGCCCAACCGAAATTGCAATCAGTGACCGCCGCGAAGCCGAGTTGGCTAAATCCGGATTTATGCCGTTGATACACAAAAAGAATTCCGATTTTGCCGCCTTTATCGGGGCGCAATCGCTGCATAAACCGGCTGAATACGATGATCCCGATGCAACGGCCAATGCCAACCTGGCGGCGAGACTGCCTTATTTGTTCGCCACATGCCGTTTTGCTCATTACCTTAAATGTATCGTGCGAGACAAAATCGGTTCATTCAAAGAACGTGACGATATGGAAAGATGGCTGAATAGCTGGATCAGTAACTATGTGTTAACAAATCCAGGATTAGCGACGGAAGAAGATAAAGCCGTTCGTCCTCTGTCCGCCGCCGAAGTAGTGGTTGAAGAAGTTGAGGGTAATCCCGGCTACTATGCTTCAAAGTTTTATTTAAGGCCGCATTATCAGCTGGAAGGCTTAACCGTTTCTTTGCGATTAACCTCCAAACTACCTTCACAAAAAGGAGGCTAA
- a CDS encoding type VI secretion system accessory protein TagJ: MLNSEQALKDGNLDQALADIQQSVRKDPANVKYRIYLFQLLSILGQWERALTQLNVLADMDAATLAMVQTYREALRCEVLRKDVFAGLKTPLIFGEPQQWMALLLQALKLTAQQKFQEAKNLREHAFDSAPATAGSINGESFDWLADADVRIGPMLETIINGQYYWVPFQHIKALQIEAPEDLRDLVWSPVQLIWQNGGETVGLIPTRYVNSEMHPDAAIKLARKTEWQEPDEGFFTGQGQRLLSTNNNDYALMDVREISFSDTDN, encoded by the coding sequence ATGTTGAACAGTGAACAAGCCTTAAAAGACGGCAATCTTGACCAAGCGTTGGCTGATATTCAACAATCTGTGAGAAAAGATCCAGCTAACGTCAAGTATAGAATTTACCTCTTTCAGCTTTTGTCGATTCTGGGTCAATGGGAACGTGCCTTAACCCAGCTCAATGTGCTGGCTGACATGGATGCGGCAACGTTGGCGATGGTGCAAACGTATCGTGAAGCATTACGGTGCGAAGTGTTGCGTAAAGACGTTTTCGCAGGCTTGAAAACGCCACTGATTTTTGGTGAACCTCAACAGTGGATGGCCCTGTTACTTCAAGCACTAAAATTGACGGCACAACAAAAATTCCAGGAAGCAAAAAATTTGCGCGAGCACGCTTTTGACAGTGCGCCTGCAACAGCCGGTTCTATTAACGGCGAAAGCTTTGACTGGTTGGCCGATGCCGATGTTCGTATAGGTCCCATGCTGGAAACCATTATTAATGGACAGTATTATTGGGTGCCTTTTCAGCATATCAAAGCCCTTCAAATAGAAGCACCCGAAGATCTGCGAGACCTGGTCTGGTCGCCCGTACAACTAATTTGGCAAAATGGTGGTGAAACGGTTGGATTAATACCGACACGTTATGTCAATTCAGAAATGCACCCGGACGCCGCTATAAAACTGGCCAGAAAGACTGAATGGCAAGAGCCTGATGAAGGTTTTTTTACCGGACAGGGACAGCGGTTACTGAGCACCAACAACAACGACTATGCCTTGATGGATGTCCGTGAAATCAGCTTTTCCGACACTGATAATTGA
- the tssE gene encoding type VI secretion system baseplate subunit TssE, with the protein MAELTQKERLQPSLLDRLTDDEPNSQVESRDKRVLSMNKLRQSVLRDVSWLLNADSFESVTDLTDYPEVAQSVINFGIKHLAGTSVVGANLSDIERKLKQAITVFEPRILPHSLTVRVFASDMMNQQAISFDIEANLWAQPLPIHLYLRTEINMLTGDVNLRDMGS; encoded by the coding sequence ATGGCCGAGTTAACCCAAAAAGAACGTCTGCAACCGTCGTTACTTGACAGGTTGACTGATGATGAGCCGAATTCTCAGGTTGAATCCAGAGATAAGCGGGTTTTGTCGATGAATAAATTGAGACAGTCGGTACTGAGGGACGTTTCCTGGTTATTAAATGCGGATTCATTCGAGTCGGTTACTGATTTAACCGATTATCCCGAAGTGGCTCAGTCGGTTATCAATTTCGGCATAAAACATTTGGCCGGCACTTCCGTGGTAGGCGCCAATCTGTCTGATATAGAAAGAAAACTCAAACAAGCGATCACCGTCTTTGAGCCGCGTATTTTGCCTCATAGTTTAACGGTCAGGGTTTTCGCGTCGGACATGATGAATCAGCAAGCCATCAGTTTTGATATTGAGGCCAATTTATGGGCGCAACCACTGCCGATTCATCTTTATTTACGGACAGAAATTAATATGCTGACCGGTGATGTGAATTTACGCGATATGGGTAGCTGA
- a CDS encoding Hcp family type VI secretion system effector: MGKYLPGFIRNNDFQTYYFEEIKKMILLKFEPELKGDSKTAKHEGWITLDSLQWGVGRAISTSGAGIDRDTSNPSFSEITVTKSMDIASAQLMQEAACGKSLTKATFHFIQTGGKDAEGQEYLEIILENPIISSYSLSSGGDRPSESFSINYIGITMQYNQFEKGGTPKKGEAKGWDLSVNKVKNKI, translated from the coding sequence ATGGGTAAATACCTACCAGGGTTTATCCGAAACAATGATTTTCAGACGTATTATTTTGAGGAGATAAAAAAGATGATTCTATTAAAATTTGAACCGGAACTAAAAGGTGATTCAAAAACGGCCAAGCATGAAGGCTGGATAACCCTGGATTCATTACAATGGGGCGTAGGGAGGGCAATTAGTACTAGCGGCGCCGGTATTGATAGAGATACCAGCAATCCTTCTTTTTCTGAGATTACTGTCACCAAAAGCATGGACATAGCTTCCGCCCAATTAATGCAGGAAGCGGCATGCGGTAAATCGCTCACCAAAGCGACGTTTCATTTTATTCAGACGGGTGGCAAAGATGCTGAAGGCCAGGAGTACCTCGAAATTATTCTGGAAAATCCCATCATAAGCAGCTACAGCTTGAGCAGTGGAGGCGACAGACCGAGTGAATCGTTCAGCATTAACTATATTGGTATAACAATGCAGTATAACCAATTCGAAAAAGGCGGTACCCCTAAAAAAGGTGAAGCAAAAGGTTGGGATTTAAGTGTTAACAAGGTAAAAAATAAAATCTGA
- the tssG gene encoding type VI secretion system baseplate subunit TssG, which produces MAGENGSKKNDLAEGLLKEPYKYGFFHALRLIECSHDDKPLIGQANRPIDEAVRLGQEVSMAFESSTLSQFIPAHDGKPARLSQRFLGLFGPNGAMPLHLTEYVRSREHNFHDHTLARFSDIFHHRMISLFYRAKANTEPAFSFDRPKQDRFAGYLGALSGIGDEALQNRDAMPDLAKFHYIGLLSNQAKNADGLISILADYFKLPVKLDEFIGEWLTIEEEDLTRLGESPKTGSLGLSVVLGSLVWSCQHKFRILFGPLMLNEYLSLLPAGKRLEILIAIVRNYTGFDFNWDVNLILRKDQVPMTRLDGNSSLGWTSWLGPRQSEADADDLRLNPLQI; this is translated from the coding sequence ATGGCCGGCGAGAATGGGTCGAAGAAAAATGATTTAGCAGAAGGTTTGCTCAAGGAGCCCTACAAGTATGGTTTTTTTCATGCTCTTCGGCTGATTGAATGTAGTCATGACGATAAGCCTTTAATTGGACAAGCCAATCGGCCGATAGACGAAGCTGTAAGATTAGGTCAAGAAGTATCCATGGCATTTGAGTCGTCGACACTGAGTCAATTTATTCCGGCGCACGATGGCAAACCGGCCCGATTGAGCCAGCGTTTTTTGGGTTTGTTTGGTCCCAATGGGGCCATGCCTTTGCACCTGACTGAATACGTACGAAGCAGGGAGCATAACTTTCACGATCATACGCTGGCCCGGTTTTCTGACATTTTTCATCACCGGATGATCAGTTTGTTTTATCGGGCAAAAGCCAATACCGAACCGGCTTTCAGTTTCGATCGGCCAAAACAGGATCGCTTTGCCGGCTATTTGGGGGCATTATCCGGTATCGGTGATGAGGCCCTTCAAAACCGCGACGCCATGCCGGATTTGGCCAAGTTTCATTACATTGGCTTGTTATCCAACCAGGCTAAAAATGCGGATGGGCTCATATCCATCCTGGCCGATTATTTTAAACTGCCGGTAAAACTGGATGAGTTTATCGGCGAATGGTTGACGATTGAAGAAGAAGATTTAACACGACTGGGGGAGTCACCCAAAACCGGTAGTTTGGGGCTGTCGGTGGTGCTGGGTTCACTCGTCTGGAGTTGTCAGCATAAATTCAGGATCTTATTCGGACCCTTGATGCTGAATGAATACCTCAGTTTGTTGCCTGCAGGTAAACGGCTGGAAATTTTGATTGCGATTGTCCGCAATTACACCGGTTTTGACTTTAATTGGGATGTCAATCTGATATTAAGAAAAGATCAAGTACCTATGACGCGTCTTGATGGAAATTCGAGCCTCGGCTGGACAAGCTGGTTGGGACCGCGTCAATCTGAAGCCGATGCAGATGATTTGCGGTTGAACCCGTTGCAAATTTAA